The proteins below come from a single Aegilops tauschii subsp. strangulata cultivar AL8/78 chromosome 6, Aet v6.0, whole genome shotgun sequence genomic window:
- the LOC109770819 gene encoding uncharacterized protein, which translates to MEGLDVDDVFHHYRLSPTEVEAVTYYLPRLLSGETLHAVDKLIHRVDITGCEPKDLAARYAPVPQAMSSGDRFFFTTCKSKNGSKLQSVRSAGGGTWSIQKTSEISHAGVKVGEVKNLSFKKKGKSTGWVMEEYRCLLPEATVSDGVKVFSKMHLAQHAPDAARQESEAYKLQQQQPEAVTPSTHAQKRPATAAAVDPQPARPKKRTCVAVPVPAPGASATPSFLMYDEAARAMHGPLPHTNFPVQYAQASCESTTTSSRSDVAQAPEISSQPDVMESTQSEEAGSSIARSTSEEDVFEPLGPISDLPDWEEDGFDLEELMRMMEDDPIEVEPVTGANTGVEMGQQEPLYLDALDQGVLEGMLQSDDPYPMWRSEDQAMHNPAFHDDKEKRYNAASDLDAPSLQGQDHLFKPRPCSFDPFEAAWKAEEALEKEKRCNAAANLHAGGHSNFFSPASVY; encoded by the coding sequence ATGGAGGGGCTCGACGTCGACGACGTCTTCCACCACTACCGGCTGAGCCCTACGGAAGTGGAGGCCGTCACCTACTACCTGCCACGCCTCCTCTCCGGCGAGACGCTGCATGCCGTCGACAAGCTCATCCACCGCGTCGACATCACCGGCTGCGAGCCCAAGGATCTGGCCGCCCGATACGCGCCCGTGCCGCAGGCCATGAGCAGCGGCGACCGGTTCTTCTTCACCACGTGCAAGAGCAAGAACGGGAGCAAGCTCCAGAGCGTGCGCAGCGCCGGCGGCGGCACCTGGAGCATCCAGAAAACCTCGGAGATTAGCCACGCGGGAGTCAAGGTCGGCGAGGTCAAGAACCTGtccttcaagaagaagggcaagtcgaCAGGCTGGGTCATGGAGGAATACCGGTGCCTGCTGCCGGAGGCCACCGTCTCCGACGGGGTGAAGGTGTTCAGCAAGATGCACTTGGCTCAGCATGCTCCTGACGCGGCCCGCCAGGAATCGGAGGCGTACAAGCTTCAGCAACAGCAACCAGAGGCCGTGACCCCGAGCACGCACGCGCAGAAGAGGCCAGCGACCGCTGCCGCCGTCGATCCTCAACCGGCGCGCCCCAAGAAGAGGACGTGCGTTGCCGTCCCCGTCCCGGCACCTGGAGCATCGGCCACACCGTCGTTCTTGATGTATGATGAGGCAGCCAGAGCAATGCATGGCCCGCTGCCTCACACCAACTTCCCTGTTCAGTATGCACAAGCATCATGCGAGTCCACTACAACATCCAGCCGCTCCGACGTTGCTCAAGCTCCTGAGATTTCCTCCCAGCCAGATGTGATGGAGTCCACCCAATCAGAAGAGGCTGGCTCGAGCATTGCAAGGAGCACATCTGAAGAGGATGTGTTTGAGCCATTGGGGCCTATTTCCGATTTGCCGGATTGGGAGGAAGATGGTTTTGATCTTGAAGAACTAATGAGAATGATGGAAGACGACCCAATTGAAGTTGAGCCGGTCACTGGAGCCAACACTGGCGTGGAGATGGGCCAACAGGAACCTCTGTACCTGGATGCCTTGGACCAAGGCGTGCTGGAGGGCATGCTGCAGTCTGATGACCCTTACCCAATGTGGAGATCAGAGGATCAGGCCATGCACAACCCTGCCTTCCATGATGACAAGGAGAAGAGGTACAATGCCGCGTCGGATCTTGACGCTCCATCGCTTCAGGGACAGGACCACTTGTTCAAACCGCGGCCGTGCTCCTTCGATCCATTTGAAGCAGCATGGAAGGCCGAAGAGGCGCTCGAGAAGGAGAAGAGGTGCAATGCCGCGGCCAATCTTCACGCTGGAGGGCACAGCAACTTCTTCTCGCCTGCAAGTGTCTACTAA